A segment of the Panacibacter ginsenosidivorans genome:
CGGTAAACTGGTGCTGCCCAATGATGCAGATTATGATACCCTACGCAAAGTGTATAATGGCATGATTGATAAACATCCGGCCATGATTGCGCAATGCACTGATGTAGAAGACGTAAAGACCTGTATAAATTTTGCAAAAGAAAACAATGTACTTCTCTCGATAAGAGGAGGCGGGCATAATGCAGGCGGGCTGGGCATTGCAGACGATGCGTTGGTGATTGATCTTTCCCATATGAAAGATATCAAAATTGATACAGCAACTAAAACAGTACGTGTACAAGGTGGTGTTTTATTAAAAGAATTAGATGCGGCCACACATGAGGTAGGCATGTCTGTTCCATCGGGCATATTTGGAACAACTGGTGTGTCAGGACTTACACTTGGTGGCGGACTAGGGCATATGACACGCCAATACGGACTTTCAATCGATAATCTTTTGGAAGCACAAGTAGTACTGGCAAATGGCAACCAGGTAACCGCATCGGCTAACGAAAACCCTGATCTTTTCTGGGCTTTGCGTGGTGGCGGTGGAAACTTTGGTGTGGTTGTTTCATTCACTTTCCAGTTACAACCAACAGCCACTATCTATGGCGGACCAATGCTTTGGAATATTGAAGATTCGAAAGAAATGATGACATGGTACAATAATCTTATTACAACTGCTCCTGATAATATCAATGGTTTTTTTGCATTTCTTACTGTCCCGCCATTCCCCCCATTCCCGGAACATTTACACATGAAAAAAATGTGCGGTGTTGTTTGGTGCTACACCGGCGATCTTGACAAAGCAGAAGAAGTATTTAAACCAATCCGTGCTTATAAAACACCGGCTTTGGATTTTGTTGGGCCGTTGCCTGTGCCTGCCTTACAAACCATGTTTGACGGACTTTATCCGCCGGGGTTGATGTGGTATTGGAAAGCGGATTTTGTAAAAGATCTTCATGAAGTGTCTATTGATATTCATGCAAAATTCGGAAACGAAATGCCAACGCCGCTTTCCAGCATGCATATGTATCCGGTAAATGGCGCAGCAAGCCGTGTTGGTAAAAGTGATACTGCATGGAATTACCGCGATGCCAATTATGCTGTTGTAATAGTTGGTATCGATTCAGACACTGCAAACAAAGACAAGATCATTAGCTGGGCAAGAGATTACTGGAACGCATTGCATCCTTTCTCCGCAGGCGGTGCCTATGTAAACTTTATGATGGACGAAGGCGAAGACAGGATAAAAGCTACTTACGGCGATAATTACAAAAGACTGGCTGCAATAAAAGCCAAGTATGATCCGGGCAATTTATTCAGGGTCAATCAAAACATTAAACCGCAAATGGTGGAGGCACCTGCTATGGCCTGATAACCTTTAACGAATTGACGAACAATAGTTGACTATAAAACATTCATTGTTCATTGGCAATAAAAAATAAATAGTATGAAAATCAAAAAAGAAGAAATACCGATGATAATGGAATCTCCAGGTACAATAATGAGAGCATTTTCCGGATATGGAGGAATGACTGTTGCCTTTAATGAACTTCCTGCAGGCACAGATATTTCTCCGTTATTGGAGGGGTTAAAAAATAATAGTTGCCAATGTCCCCATTGGGGTTATATAGTTGAAGGTGAGATATTGATAAAATACGATACAGGAGCAGAAGAAAGGCTAACGACAGGAGATACCTTCTATATGCCTCCGGGGCATACTGCCATTGTAAAAAAAGATCTTAAAATAATTGATTTTAGCCCGGAAAAAGAGCTCAAAGAAGTTATGGATCATATCGCCAAAAAAATGGCTCAGTTGGCTACATAAATAAATTAATAGCTATCAGGAAATAAACTCAATGGTGTTGCCGGCAAAATAAATAACCCGGCGTTCCTTGCGTCGCACTCTTTTACTTTTGAACTTTGGGCATCCAGTAAAAATGATTTTCATATTATTGCCCCATCTTGCCATAAAAGTTGAAGAGTGCGACGCAACAGGAGTTTAATTATTGAAATACAGCCGGGCTCAAAATAATTCCAACACTAAAATATACACAGGAAAGCTTTTATGCCGCCAAGCTTGCAGGCATGAATTATATTTGCAGCCATTATAAATAGCATAGCTACATGACGATCTCTTATAACTGGCTGAGTGAATACCTGCCCGAAAAGATTGAACCGGAAAGATTATCAAGGATACTTACATCCATTGGACTTGAGGTAGAAAGCCTTGAAACATACGAAAACATAAAAGGTGGTCTGAAAGGATTGGTGATTGGCCAGGTACTGGAGTGCGAAAAACATCCCGGTGCAGATAAACTTTCTGTAACCAAAGTAACTGTTGGTAACGGTGAACCATTGCAGATTGTTTGTGGTGCGCCCAATGTGGCCGCGGGACAGAAAGTAATTGTAGCAAAGGTTGGCACAACTATACACCCAATATCAGGTGAACCGCTTACTATGAAAGTAGCAAAGATCCGCGGCGTTGAAAGCCATGGTATGATCTGCGCTGAAGATGAGATTGGTATTGGTGAAAGTCATGCAGGTATTATGGTTTTGTCCGAAACTGTAAAAGTGGGCACCGCAGCCAGCGATTACTTCGGCATTTATACAGATCACATTTTCGAGATCGGCCTTACACCTAACAGGATGGATGCAATGAGCCATATGGGTGTTGCCAAAGATGTATGCGCTTATCTTTCTCACCACAACAGGAAGAAAACAAAACCGGTTACACCATTTGTAAATGCTTTTAAACCGGATAATAATGACCTGCCCATAAAAGTAACTATTGAAAACACAGAAGCGTGCCAACGCTATGCCGGTGTAAGCATAAAAAATGTGACTATAAAACCATCTCCTGAATGGTTGCAAAATAAACTGAAAGCGATCGGATTAAGACCCATCAGTAACATTGTCGATATTACCAATTATGTATTGCATGAAACTGGCCAGCCATTGCACGCTTTTGATGCAGACGCCATAACCGGTTCTAAGATCATTGTAAAGAACCTGCCGGCCGGCACCATTTTTAAAACATTGGATGATAAGGATCGCGTACTAACAGCAGATGATCTAATGATCTGTAATGAAGTGGAAGGCATGTGTATCGGCGGTGTTTTTGGTGGTATAAAAAGCGGCGTAAAAGAAGCTACGAAAAATATTTTTCTGGAGAGTGCCTGGTTCAATCCTGTAAACATCAGAAGAACATCTGTGCAACATGGATTGCGCACAGATGCTGCTACACGTTTTGAGAAGGGTGTTGATATTTCCAATACAGTAAATGTTTTGAAACGTGCTGCACTGCTTATCAAAGAAATTGCAGGTGGTGAAATTGCAAGTGATGTCGTTGATGTTTATCCTGATAAAAAAGATAAAGTACAGGTTGCCATTAAGTATCATTATTTGAAAAAACTGAGTGGTAAAAATTATCACCAGGATTCTATCAAAAATATCCTTGAAAGCCTCGGCTTTGAAATTGTAAAAGAAGGCATGGACGAGATTCGCGTAGCGGTACCTTTCAGCAAGCCTGATATAAGCTTACCCGCAGATATTGTGGAAGAAATTATCCGCATAGATGGCCTCGACAATATTGAAATACCAAAAGGTATTTACTTAACGCCTTCTAATGAAGGCACCGTTTATACAGAAAGACTAAAGGAGAAAATGGCTGATTATCTTGTTGGCTTAGGCTTCCATGAAATATTGACCAATTCAATTACGAACAGTAAATATTACAATGAAGAAGTTGCAGCAACTACCGTGAAAATGGTCAATAATTTAAGTGCTGATCTTGATGTGTTGCGTCCATCCATGCTGGAGACCGGGCTTGAATCAATTGCATATAATATCAACCGTAAAAATAACAACCTGCGTTTCTTTGAATTTGGAAAAATTTATTTCTCAGAAAATGTTGGCGTGTATAAAGAAGAAGAACATTTTTCAGTTTTCATTACCGGTAATAATGATAATGACAACTGGCGAAAAAACAGCATGGCACCGGATTTCTTTACAGCAAAGGGCATTGCCTTTGCTTTATGCAGATTATGTGGTCTTTCAGGAATGCAACTGGAAGAACCTACGAGCATTTATTATGGAAGGAAGCATAATTTAAAAATAAAAAATAACATCCTCGGCACGATTGCTGAAGTAAGTAATAATTACCTGCAGGGGTTTGATATAAAA
Coding sequences within it:
- a CDS encoding FAD-binding oxidoreductase, translated to MTNELINALKNSLHGKLVLPNDADYDTLRKVYNGMIDKHPAMIAQCTDVEDVKTCINFAKENNVLLSIRGGGHNAGGLGIADDALVIDLSHMKDIKIDTATKTVRVQGGVLLKELDAATHEVGMSVPSGIFGTTGVSGLTLGGGLGHMTRQYGLSIDNLLEAQVVLANGNQVTASANENPDLFWALRGGGGNFGVVVSFTFQLQPTATIYGGPMLWNIEDSKEMMTWYNNLITTAPDNINGFFAFLTVPPFPPFPEHLHMKKMCGVVWCYTGDLDKAEEVFKPIRAYKTPALDFVGPLPVPALQTMFDGLYPPGLMWYWKADFVKDLHEVSIDIHAKFGNEMPTPLSSMHMYPVNGAASRVGKSDTAWNYRDANYAVVIVGIDSDTANKDKIISWARDYWNALHPFSAGGAYVNFMMDEGEDRIKATYGDNYKRLAAIKAKYDPGNLFRVNQNIKPQMVEAPAMA
- the pheT gene encoding phenylalanine--tRNA ligase subunit beta; protein product: MTISYNWLSEYLPEKIEPERLSRILTSIGLEVESLETYENIKGGLKGLVIGQVLECEKHPGADKLSVTKVTVGNGEPLQIVCGAPNVAAGQKVIVAKVGTTIHPISGEPLTMKVAKIRGVESHGMICAEDEIGIGESHAGIMVLSETVKVGTAASDYFGIYTDHIFEIGLTPNRMDAMSHMGVAKDVCAYLSHHNRKKTKPVTPFVNAFKPDNNDLPIKVTIENTEACQRYAGVSIKNVTIKPSPEWLQNKLKAIGLRPISNIVDITNYVLHETGQPLHAFDADAITGSKIIVKNLPAGTIFKTLDDKDRVLTADDLMICNEVEGMCIGGVFGGIKSGVKEATKNIFLESAWFNPVNIRRTSVQHGLRTDAATRFEKGVDISNTVNVLKRAALLIKEIAGGEIASDVVDVYPDKKDKVQVAIKYHYLKKLSGKNYHQDSIKNILESLGFEIVKEGMDEIRVAVPFSKPDISLPADIVEEIIRIDGLDNIEIPKGIYLTPSNEGTVYTERLKEKMADYLVGLGFHEILTNSITNSKYYNEEVAATTVKMVNNLSADLDVLRPSMLETGLESIAYNINRKNNNLRFFEFGKIYFSENVGVYKEEEHFSVFITGNNDNDNWRKNSMAPDFFTAKGIAFALCRLCGLSGMQLEEPTSIYYGRKHNLKIKNNILGTIAEVSNNYLQGFDIKQPVYFIDFYYAPLINLIEKQKIVYKEVSKFPAVQRDIALVVEKAITFAEIEKVIKKLNLSKLQEIKLFDVFESDKLGADKKSLAINFTFLDEEKTLIDKETDNMMQKIMQACEKELNAVIRK
- a CDS encoding cupin domain-containing protein, translated to MKIKKEEIPMIMESPGTIMRAFSGYGGMTVAFNELPAGTDISPLLEGLKNNSCQCPHWGYIVEGEILIKYDTGAEERLTTGDTFYMPPGHTAIVKKDLKIIDFSPEKELKEVMDHIAKKMAQLAT